In Phalacrocorax aristotelis chromosome 6, bGulAri2.1, whole genome shotgun sequence, one DNA window encodes the following:
- the LOC142058275 gene encoding U3 small nucleolar RNA-interacting protein 2-like — protein MSQGSTDFIQLISEEHVVSGADDRSVALWGLAKKKPLVLARQAHGMQDAQGLQQPYCILAVAALRNSDLLATGVGQLLWSKGLGVQGVCPAPAPAPGWGAWQSPLSTLGSHSASVKLWKCSEGFWKLEPLWAIPLVGFVNSLEFSAAGDFLVAGLGQEHRLGRWWRIKEAKTSICIIPLKRRATAPSSHVPDSS, from the exons GGGCTCCACTGATTTCATCCAGCTCATCAGCGAGGAGCACGTGGTGTCGGGTGCCGATGACAG GTCTGTAGCCCTGTGGGGGCTGGCGAAGAAGAAGCCGCTGGTGCTGGCCCGGCAGGCGCACGGCATGCAGGACGCCCAGGGCCTGCAGCAGCCGTACTGCATCTTGGCGGTGGCTGCCCTGCGCAACAGTGACCTCCTGGCTACAGGTGTGGGGCAGCTGCTTTGGAGCaagggtttgggggtgcagggggtctgccctgcccctgcccctgccccaggttgGGGTGCATGGCAGTCTCCTCTCTCTACCCTAGGCTCCCACAGTGCTAGTGTGAAGCTCTGGAAGTGCAGTGAGGGATTTTGGAAGCTGGAGCCCCTCTGGGCTATCCCGTTG gtgggttttgtcAACAGCCTCGAGTTCTCGGCAGCCGGTGACTTCCTGGTGGCCGGCCTCGGGCAGGAGCACCG GCTTGGCCGGTGGTGGAGAATCAAagaagccaaaaccagcatctgCATCATCCCCCTGAAGCGGAGGGCTACAGCCCCCAGCTCCCATGTCCCTGACAGCTCCTAG